The genome window TTTTGAGCGATTTCTTCGCACTGGGCACGGGTGACCGTCGCGACTTTGTCCTTGTTGGGGACGCCGCTGCCTTTGGCGATCCCAGCGGATTGCATCAACATCGATGCCGCTGGTGGGCTCTTGGTGATGAAATCAAAGCTGCGATCGTTGTAGACCGTCACGATCACAGGAATCGGCGTGCCGTTGTATTCCTTGGTGCGATCGTTGAACTGTTGAACAAACTGTCCCAAGTTCACGCCGTACTTACCCAGCGAAGTACCGACAGGAGGTGCAGGAGTGGCTTGACCGCCGGGGACTTGAAACTTGGCTTGGCCGGTGACTTGTTTTGCCATGGGTAAACAGCTTTTAGCGATTAGTGATTAGCGGTGAGCTCTTGAGGTTGCAGCGTTTCGCTGAAAGGCCAACGCAATCGGAGGTGTTTGAAGTGGGATGGATGAAGATAATAAGCCGAGCGGCTAATAGCTAGCAGCTAGAGGCTTTTTACAAAGGCTCGACTTGCCAGTGATCCAATTCCATCGGGACGCTGCGTCCAAAGATGTTGATGATCACTGTCACGCGGCCGTTGGCTTCGTCGACCACGTCGACTTCGCCTTCTTGGTTCTCGAAGTTGCCTTCTTTGACGCGAACACGGTCGCCAACCTTGAACGGAATGGCGGTCTTGATCGGTGTTTCGTCTTCGTCGCTGACTTCGGGTCGATTGACGAAACGTTCGACGTCTTCGGGTTCCATTGGCTGGGGCTTGCCCGCCGAACCGGTAAAATCGCTGATCCCGCCGACTTCACGAACCAGGAACCAGGTGTCGTCGTTGATCGACATGTACACCATGATGTAACCGGGCAGCAGTTTGCGTTTGCT of Rhodopirellula islandica contains these proteins:
- the rplK gene encoding 50S ribosomal protein L11 — protein: MAKQVTGQAKFQVPGGQATPAPPVGTSLGKYGVNLGQFVQQFNDRTKEYNGTPIPVIVTVYNDRSFDFITKSPPAASMLMQSAGIAKGSGVPNKDKVATVTRAQCEEIAQKKMEDLNARDIDQATRMIEGTARSMGIIVDG
- the nusG gene encoding transcription termination/antitermination protein NusG, with translation MSDDDVKDVDSPETEVAPAASEAPAPPPPAPVDPNAPPKPEVDEESPMDWYILKVAFNREDSIAEALRKKVRMEDMGEYFGDIVVPSEDVATFTRDGKRRVSKRKLLPGYIMVYMSINDDTWFLVREVGGISDFTGSAGKPQPMEPEDVERFVNRPEVSDEDETPIKTAIPFKVGDRVRVKEGNFENQEGEVDVVDEANGRVTVIINIFGRSVPMELDHWQVEPL